In a single window of the Acidobacteriota bacterium genome:
- a CDS encoding YafY family transcriptional regulator, whose protein sequence is MRADRLVAIVLLLQKHHQLTARDLSHRLEVSERTILRDMEALSTAGIPVVAERGQTGGWRLMENYRTTLTGLNQSEVQALFVNPPAKYLSDLGFERSSTSAALKLLAALPLTMQTIAERVQERVFIDESGWNRQEEAIPYLKSLQQAVWQERTLFLTYRRGDETTIERTVHPLGLVVKGSVWYLVAAVPEGEVRSFRVSRVSSVWINDELFERPLDFDLARFWKSSAAAFQQKLSGYVMKARVSKAALPWVRYGGRFAKVEVAAEPDTDGWTVIEVRFDVEEGALQYALGFGAGLEVIEPVTLRERIVGRAKETIELYSVISPNNQEIETNS, encoded by the coding sequence ATGCGGGCAGACCGACTGGTCGCCATTGTGTTATTGCTTCAAAAACATCATCAGTTGACCGCTCGTGACCTGTCACACCGGCTGGAGGTGTCGGAACGGACAATCCTGCGCGATATGGAAGCCCTTTCAACGGCTGGCATTCCGGTTGTGGCCGAACGTGGTCAAACCGGCGGCTGGCGATTGATGGAAAACTATCGCACAACTTTGACCGGGCTCAACCAGAGCGAAGTCCAGGCTCTGTTTGTCAACCCACCGGCCAAATACCTGTCTGACCTTGGGTTTGAACGGTCTTCAACATCGGCAGCACTGAAACTGCTGGCCGCGCTTCCGTTGACGATGCAAACGATTGCCGAACGCGTTCAGGAGCGGGTCTTCATTGATGAAAGTGGCTGGAATCGTCAGGAGGAAGCTATCCCATATCTGAAAAGTCTCCAACAGGCGGTCTGGCAGGAACGCACCCTGTTCCTGACCTATCGGCGAGGCGATGAAACCACCATCGAACGAACGGTGCATCCGCTGGGGCTTGTTGTCAAAGGAAGTGTCTGGTATCTGGTGGCAGCCGTTCCGGAAGGTGAGGTTCGATCCTTTCGGGTTTCCCGCGTTTCGTCTGTTTGGATCAATGATGAGTTGTTTGAACGCCCGCTTGATTTTGATCTGGCCCGGTTTTGGAAATCTTCGGCGGCAGCTTTTCAGCAAAAACTGTCAGGGTATGTCATGAAAGCCAGGGTTTCAAAAGCTGCACTTCCCTGGGTTCGATATGGGGGACGGTTTGCCAAAGTTGAAGTCGCCGCTGAGCCTGATACGGATGGATGGACAGTGATTGAGGTGCGATTTGATGTGGAAGAAGGGGCGTTGCAGTATGCACTTGGGTTTGGGGCTGGATTAGAAGTGATTGAACCTGTGACGTTACGTGAGCGGATTGTGGGTCGAGCCAAAGAAACAATTGAGTTATATTCCGTTATCAGTCCCAATAATCAAGAAATCGAGACCAATTCATGA